A genomic window from Anticarsia gemmatalis isolate Benzon Research Colony breed Stoneville strain chromosome 6, ilAntGemm2 primary, whole genome shotgun sequence includes:
- the LOC142973502 gene encoding uncharacterized protein LOC142973502 isoform X2, giving the protein MHLRALLSLERTTAGMKGQPVWTTSPPGEPLVRAPVGKPRCPPAISRLRVEKVEGGLAVAGVVVAANCQIVLPIFGFLFMLVGCVLTAASYRGCGENEEPDHYAARIAFTGNSRVLGPVCIVAGALMTIAGIVLCILMRAAQRRQRRLAFHCPIHGDFYPLSPQNSRKYSRSPSGMWRWMRSWLGLVEEGEAARCPRSAEPASPARADAPCPPPLPFLVPSDSVVGMASVLGAPLSPEQTFGSIKSLAISREVASFPLSRSPTPPPLSCPPFNKEEPKGLEDIPNAVIMRPDFDCGSPTCNYRVVECKLTTTDEINRSVPHNTSVTTTDKKQTRPNTVSITIPDEGKG; this is encoded by the exons TGAAGGGCCAACCGGTTTG GACTACGTCGCCTCCCGGCGAGCCGTTAGTGCGGGCGCCTGTGGGCAAGCCAAGATGTCCACCAGCCATATCGAGGCTTCGTGTGGAGAAGGTGGAAGGAGGCCTGGCCGTCGCTGGCGTGGTCGTAGCAGCTAACTGCCAGATAGTCCTACCTATATTTGGATTCCTGTTTATGCTCGTAGGATGTGTATTGACGG CGGCTTCGTACCGCGGCTGTGGTGAGAACGAGGAGCCGGACCACTATGCGGCGCGCATCGCCTTCACAGGGAACTCACGAGTACTCGGCCCAGTATGCATCGTCGCTGGAGCACTTATGACCATTGCTG GTATCGTCTTATGTATATTGATGCGCGCGGCACAACGTCGGCAACGTCGGCTCGCATTCCACTGTCCCATTCACGGGGACTTCTACCCATTGAGCCCGCAGAACAGCAGGAAATACTCCC GTAGCCCATCAGGCATGTGGCGCTGGATGCGCAGCTGGTTGGGGCTAGTGGAGGAAGGCGAGGCTGCGCGCTGTCCACGCTCAGCTGAGCCCGCGTCGCCGGCACGCGCCGATGCGCCGTGCCCGCCACCTTTACCTTTCTTAGTACCTTCCGATTCCGTTGT aGGCATGGCGTCGGTGCTAGGAGCGCCTCTGAGCCCTGAACAGACGTTCGGATCGATCAAGTCCCTCGCGATATCGAGGGAGGTCGCCAGCTTTCCTCTGTCACGCTCGCCGACACCGCCACCATTAAG TTGTCCACCTTTCAACAAAGAGGAGCCGAAGGGTCTCGAGGACATTCCGAACGCAGTGATCATGCGTCCAGACTTCGACTGTGGATCACCGACGTGCAACTATCGAGTAGTCGAATGTAAACTCACCACTACGGACGAAATAAACCGCAGTGTTCCACACAACACTAGTGTTACTACCACAGATAAAAAACAAACCAGACCCAATACAGTTTCCATAACGATACCCGACGAAGGAAAGGGTTAA
- the LOC142973502 gene encoding uncharacterized protein LOC142973502 isoform X3 yields the protein MTGEICCSQKWTTSPPGEPLVRAPVGKPRCPPAISRLRVEKVEGGLAVAGVVVAANCQIVLPIFGFLFMLVGCVLTAASYRGCGENEEPDHYAARIAFTGNSRVLGPVCIVAGALMTIAGIVLCILMRAAQRRQRRLAFHCPIHGDFYPLSPQNSRKYSRSPSGMWRWMRSWLGLVEEGEAARCPRSAEPASPARADAPCPPPLPFLVPSDSVVGMASVLGAPLSPEQTFGSIKSLAISREVASFPLSRSPTPPPLSCPPFNKEEPKGLEDIPNAVIMRPDFDCGSPTCNYRVVECKLTTTDEINRSVPHNTSVTTTDKKQTRPNTVSITIPDEGKG from the exons GACTACGTCGCCTCCCGGCGAGCCGTTAGTGCGGGCGCCTGTGGGCAAGCCAAGATGTCCACCAGCCATATCGAGGCTTCGTGTGGAGAAGGTGGAAGGAGGCCTGGCCGTCGCTGGCGTGGTCGTAGCAGCTAACTGCCAGATAGTCCTACCTATATTTGGATTCCTGTTTATGCTCGTAGGATGTGTATTGACGG CGGCTTCGTACCGCGGCTGTGGTGAGAACGAGGAGCCGGACCACTATGCGGCGCGCATCGCCTTCACAGGGAACTCACGAGTACTCGGCCCAGTATGCATCGTCGCTGGAGCACTTATGACCATTGCTG GTATCGTCTTATGTATATTGATGCGCGCGGCACAACGTCGGCAACGTCGGCTCGCATTCCACTGTCCCATTCACGGGGACTTCTACCCATTGAGCCCGCAGAACAGCAGGAAATACTCCC GTAGCCCATCAGGCATGTGGCGCTGGATGCGCAGCTGGTTGGGGCTAGTGGAGGAAGGCGAGGCTGCGCGCTGTCCACGCTCAGCTGAGCCCGCGTCGCCGGCACGCGCCGATGCGCCGTGCCCGCCACCTTTACCTTTCTTAGTACCTTCCGATTCCGTTGT aGGCATGGCGTCGGTGCTAGGAGCGCCTCTGAGCCCTGAACAGACGTTCGGATCGATCAAGTCCCTCGCGATATCGAGGGAGGTCGCCAGCTTTCCTCTGTCACGCTCGCCGACACCGCCACCATTAAG TTGTCCACCTTTCAACAAAGAGGAGCCGAAGGGTCTCGAGGACATTCCGAACGCAGTGATCATGCGTCCAGACTTCGACTGTGGATCACCGACGTGCAACTATCGAGTAGTCGAATGTAAACTCACCACTACGGACGAAATAAACCGCAGTGTTCCACACAACACTAGTGTTACTACCACAGATAAAAAACAAACCAGACCCAATACAGTTTCCATAACGATACCCGACGAAGGAAAGGGTTAA
- the LOC142973502 gene encoding uncharacterized protein LOC142973502 isoform X1, whose amino-acid sequence MTRSSYRPLVPRSSNTSLDNRDIGTTSPPGEPLVRAPVGKPRCPPAISRLRVEKVEGGLAVAGVVVAANCQIVLPIFGFLFMLVGCVLTAASYRGCGENEEPDHYAARIAFTGNSRVLGPVCIVAGALMTIAGIVLCILMRAAQRRQRRLAFHCPIHGDFYPLSPQNSRKYSRSPSGMWRWMRSWLGLVEEGEAARCPRSAEPASPARADAPCPPPLPFLVPSDSVVGMASVLGAPLSPEQTFGSIKSLAISREVASFPLSRSPTPPPLSCPPFNKEEPKGLEDIPNAVIMRPDFDCGSPTCNYRVVECKLTTTDEINRSVPHNTSVTTTDKKQTRPNTVSITIPDEGKG is encoded by the exons GACTACGTCGCCTCCCGGCGAGCCGTTAGTGCGGGCGCCTGTGGGCAAGCCAAGATGTCCACCAGCCATATCGAGGCTTCGTGTGGAGAAGGTGGAAGGAGGCCTGGCCGTCGCTGGCGTGGTCGTAGCAGCTAACTGCCAGATAGTCCTACCTATATTTGGATTCCTGTTTATGCTCGTAGGATGTGTATTGACGG CGGCTTCGTACCGCGGCTGTGGTGAGAACGAGGAGCCGGACCACTATGCGGCGCGCATCGCCTTCACAGGGAACTCACGAGTACTCGGCCCAGTATGCATCGTCGCTGGAGCACTTATGACCATTGCTG GTATCGTCTTATGTATATTGATGCGCGCGGCACAACGTCGGCAACGTCGGCTCGCATTCCACTGTCCCATTCACGGGGACTTCTACCCATTGAGCCCGCAGAACAGCAGGAAATACTCCC GTAGCCCATCAGGCATGTGGCGCTGGATGCGCAGCTGGTTGGGGCTAGTGGAGGAAGGCGAGGCTGCGCGCTGTCCACGCTCAGCTGAGCCCGCGTCGCCGGCACGCGCCGATGCGCCGTGCCCGCCACCTTTACCTTTCTTAGTACCTTCCGATTCCGTTGT aGGCATGGCGTCGGTGCTAGGAGCGCCTCTGAGCCCTGAACAGACGTTCGGATCGATCAAGTCCCTCGCGATATCGAGGGAGGTCGCCAGCTTTCCTCTGTCACGCTCGCCGACACCGCCACCATTAAG TTGTCCACCTTTCAACAAAGAGGAGCCGAAGGGTCTCGAGGACATTCCGAACGCAGTGATCATGCGTCCAGACTTCGACTGTGGATCACCGACGTGCAACTATCGAGTAGTCGAATGTAAACTCACCACTACGGACGAAATAAACCGCAGTGTTCCACACAACACTAGTGTTACTACCACAGATAAAAAACAAACCAGACCCAATACAGTTTCCATAACGATACCCGACGAAGGAAAGGGTTAA